A window of the Streptomyces sp. JB150 genome harbors these coding sequences:
- a CDS encoding DUF2252 domain-containing protein → MTPLVGPGGSAGPVGPAGPAERAERGKAARKHVPRTAHAGWLPPVDRQDPVAVLEKQGRDRLPELLPVRYGRMAASPLAFLRGAAAVMAADLAAQPHTGLTVQLCGDAHLLNFGLYASPERTLLFDLDDFDETFPGPFEWDVKRLAASVAVAARENGHPDAKAHRAALESAAAYRTAMRRLARRGELEVWYERVEADRLLPLVRSGRRRRRVEAGLTRARRHSGLQSLGKLTEVVDGRRRIVHDPPLLEPAGAPDTAALRKNFSDYRSTLPEDRRLLLDRYRFVDAARKLVGIAGVGMPCYVVLLEGRDTGDPLFLQLKEAGTSVLEEHLPSGPYDHPGHRVVAGQRLLQADTDVFLGWMTGPQNRSCYWRQLRDTQGCADVAALDPAGLRAYAALCGTALARAHARSGDRIAIAAYLGGADTFERAVADFALRYADQTAEDHSALGAAVVAGVIAATPEP, encoded by the coding sequence ATGACCCCGCTCGTCGGTCCCGGCGGCTCCGCCGGACCCGTGGGACCCGCGGGCCCCGCCGAACGCGCCGAGCGCGGCAAGGCGGCCCGCAAGCACGTCCCGCGCACCGCGCACGCCGGCTGGCTGCCGCCCGTCGACCGGCAGGACCCCGTCGCCGTACTGGAGAAGCAGGGCCGCGACCGGCTGCCCGAACTGCTGCCCGTCCGGTACGGGCGCATGGCCGCCTCCCCGCTGGCCTTCCTGCGCGGCGCCGCCGCCGTGATGGCCGCCGACCTCGCCGCCCAGCCGCACACGGGGCTGACCGTGCAACTGTGCGGCGACGCCCACCTGCTCAACTTCGGCCTGTACGCCTCCCCGGAACGCACCCTGCTGTTCGACCTCGACGACTTCGACGAGACCTTCCCCGGCCCCTTCGAGTGGGACGTCAAACGGCTCGCCGCCAGCGTCGCCGTCGCCGCCCGGGAGAACGGGCACCCCGACGCCAAGGCGCACCGGGCCGCCCTGGAGTCGGCCGCCGCCTACCGCACCGCCATGCGGCGGCTGGCACGCAGGGGCGAGCTGGAGGTCTGGTACGAGCGCGTCGAGGCCGACCGGCTGCTGCCCCTGGTGCGGTCCGGGCGGCGCCGCCGGCGGGTCGAGGCCGGCCTCACCCGCGCCCGCCGCCACAGCGGCCTGCAGTCCCTCGGCAAGCTGACCGAGGTCGTCGACGGCCGCCGCCGGATCGTCCACGACCCGCCGCTGCTGGAACCGGCCGGCGCGCCGGACACGGCCGCCCTGCGCAAGAACTTCAGCGACTACCGCTCCACGCTCCCCGAGGACCGCCGCCTGCTCCTCGACCGCTACCGCTTCGTCGACGCCGCCCGCAAGCTCGTCGGCATCGCCGGTGTCGGCATGCCCTGCTACGTCGTCCTGCTGGAGGGCCGCGACACCGGCGACCCGCTCTTCCTCCAGCTCAAGGAGGCCGGCACGTCCGTCCTGGAGGAACACCTGCCGAGCGGGCCGTACGACCATCCGGGCCACCGGGTGGTCGCCGGGCAGCGGCTGCTGCAGGCCGACACCGACGTCTTCCTCGGCTGGATGACCGGCCCCCAGAACCGCTCCTGCTACTGGCGGCAACTGCGCGACACGCAGGGCTGCGCGGACGTCGCCGCGCTGGACCCCGCCGGTCTGCGCGCCTACGCCGCGCTGTGCGGCACCGCCCTGGCGCGCGCCCACGCCCGCTCCGGCGACCGCATCGCCATCGCCGCCTACCTCGGCGGCGCCGACACCTTCGAGCGCGCGGTCGCCGACTTCGCCCTGCGCTACGCCGACCAGACCGCCGAGGACCACTCCGCCCTCGGCGCGGCCGTCGTGGCCGGCGTGATCGCGGCGACCCCGGAGCCCTGA
- a CDS encoding winged helix DNA-binding domain-containing protein, whose protein sequence is MGGGAARRHIGGAERRARLALRHRLAPQARAAGPEEVAEALVALHGTDPATVFLAVGARLAEPGKTVAQTERALYEDRTLVRMHGMRHTVFVFPTGLTAVVHASTGIAVAARERAALVKDMAKAGAPDAAWLAEVEASALAALARRGEATAAELAGDEPRLRTQFVYAAGKSYEGLHTVSARLLKVLGVEGKVVRGRPLGSWTSSQFRWAPAPPHPELDAAAAQAQLLRRWLTACGPATEADLKWWTGWRVTEVRRALAAIGAREVALDEGTGYVAAGDEEAPDGPDGPWAALLPALDPTAMGWQQRDWYLAPKLRPALFDRSGNVGPTVWWDGRVVGGWAQRPDGEIVWRILDGTGAGREAEAAIGAEAERLRAWVGPTRVMPRFRTPLERELAG, encoded by the coding sequence ATGGGCGGCGGGGCGGCACGGCGGCACATCGGCGGGGCGGAGCGGCGGGCCCGGCTGGCGCTGCGGCACCGGCTGGCGCCGCAAGCGCGGGCGGCGGGGCCGGAGGAGGTCGCCGAGGCGCTGGTGGCACTGCACGGCACCGATCCGGCGACGGTGTTCCTGGCGGTGGGCGCCCGGCTCGCGGAGCCGGGGAAGACGGTCGCGCAGACCGAGCGCGCGCTGTACGAGGACCGGACCCTGGTGCGGATGCACGGCATGCGGCACACCGTGTTCGTGTTCCCGACCGGGCTGACCGCCGTCGTGCACGCCTCGACGGGCATCGCGGTCGCCGCGCGGGAACGGGCCGCGCTGGTGAAGGACATGGCGAAGGCGGGCGCGCCGGACGCGGCCTGGCTCGCCGAGGTGGAGGCGTCGGCGCTGGCCGCGCTGGCGCGCCGCGGCGAGGCCACGGCGGCGGAGCTGGCGGGGGACGAGCCCAGGCTGCGGACGCAGTTCGTGTACGCGGCCGGGAAGAGCTACGAGGGCCTGCACACCGTCTCGGCCCGGCTGCTGAAGGTGCTGGGCGTGGAGGGCAAGGTGGTCCGGGGCCGGCCGCTGGGTTCCTGGACGTCGTCGCAGTTCCGCTGGGCGCCGGCACCGCCGCATCCCGAGCTGGACGCCGCCGCGGCCCAGGCGCAGCTGCTGCGCCGCTGGCTGACGGCCTGCGGCCCGGCGACCGAGGCCGACCTGAAGTGGTGGACGGGCTGGCGGGTGACGGAGGTGCGCCGGGCGCTGGCGGCGATCGGGGCGCGGGAGGTCGCCCTGGACGAGGGCACGGGGTATGTCGCGGCGGGCGACGAGGAGGCGCCGGACGGGCCGGACGGGCCCTGGGCGGCGCTGCTGCCCGCGCTCGACCCGACCGCCATGGGGTGGCAGCAGCGGGACTGGTACCTGGCGCCAAAGCTGCGCCCCGCGCTGTTCGACCGCAGCGGGAACGTCGGGCCCACCGTGTGGTGGGACGGGCGGGTGGTGGGCGGCTGGGCCCAGCGGCCGGACGGCGAGATCGTCTGGCGGATCCTGGACGGCACCGGGGCCGGCCGGGAGGCCGAGGCGGCGATCGGCGCGGAGGCCGAGCGGCTGCGGGCGTGGGTGGGGCCGACGCGGGTGATGCCGCGGTTCCGGACGCCGCTGGAGCGGGAGCTGGCGGGCTGA
- a CDS encoding arsenate reductase family protein — MEIWINPACSKCRSAVRLLDAEGADYTVRRYLEDVPTEDEIRAVLDRLGLEPWDITRTQEAVAKELGLKEWPRDAASRDRWVTALAEHPKLIQRPIITADDGTAVVARTDEAVRDALSR, encoded by the coding sequence ATGGAAATCTGGATCAATCCCGCCTGCTCCAAGTGCCGCAGCGCCGTGCGGCTCCTCGACGCCGAGGGGGCCGACTACACCGTCCGCCGCTACCTGGAGGACGTCCCGACCGAGGACGAGATCCGTGCCGTACTCGACCGCCTCGGCCTCGAACCCTGGGACATCACGCGCACCCAGGAGGCGGTCGCCAAGGAGCTGGGCCTGAAGGAGTGGCCGCGGGACGCCGCCTCGCGCGACCGGTGGGTCACGGCGCTGGCCGAGCATCCGAAGCTGATCCAGCGGCCCATCATCACCGCGGACGACGGTACGGCCGTGGTCGCCCGCACCGACGAGGCCGTACGGGACGCGCTGTCCCGCTGA
- the glnII gene encoding glutamine synthetase, giving the protein MTFKAEYIWIDGTQPTAKLRSKTKIIAGEPAGLEALPIWGFDGSSTNQAEGHSSDRVLKPVFTCPDPIRGGDDVLVLCEVLNIDMTPHESNTRAALAEVAERFAAQEPVFGIEQEYTFFDGSRPLGFPEGGFPAPQGGYYCGVGADEIFGREIVEKHLDNCLAAGLGISGINAEVMPGQWEFQVGPLAPLEVSDQLWVARWLLYRTAEDFGISATLDPKPVKGDWNGAGAHTNFSTKAMREGYDAIITACEALGEGSKPLDHVKNYGAGIDDRLTGLHETAPWDQYSYGVSDRGASVRIPWQVEKDGKGYIEDRRPNANVDPYVVTRLLVDTCCSALEKAGQV; this is encoded by the coding sequence GTGACCTTCAAGGCTGAGTACATCTGGATCGACGGCACCCAGCCGACCGCCAAGCTCCGCTCCAAGACCAAGATCATCGCGGGTGAGCCCGCCGGTCTGGAGGCGCTGCCGATCTGGGGCTTCGACGGGTCCTCCACCAACCAGGCCGAGGGCCACTCCTCGGACCGCGTCCTCAAGCCGGTCTTCACCTGCCCGGACCCGATCCGCGGCGGTGACGACGTCCTCGTGCTGTGCGAGGTGCTGAACATCGACATGACGCCGCACGAGTCCAACACCCGTGCCGCGCTCGCCGAGGTCGCCGAGCGGTTCGCCGCGCAGGAGCCGGTCTTCGGCATCGAGCAGGAGTACACCTTCTTCGACGGCTCCCGCCCGCTCGGCTTCCCCGAGGGCGGCTTCCCGGCCCCGCAGGGCGGCTACTACTGCGGTGTCGGCGCCGACGAGATCTTCGGCCGCGAGATCGTCGAGAAGCACCTCGACAACTGCCTCGCCGCCGGCCTCGGCATCTCCGGCATCAACGCCGAGGTCATGCCCGGCCAGTGGGAGTTCCAGGTCGGCCCGCTCGCCCCGCTGGAGGTCTCCGACCAGCTGTGGGTGGCCCGCTGGCTGCTCTACCGCACCGCCGAGGACTTCGGCATCTCCGCCACCCTCGACCCGAAGCCGGTCAAGGGCGACTGGAACGGTGCCGGCGCGCACACCAACTTCTCCACCAAGGCGATGCGCGAGGGCTACGACGCGATCATCACCGCCTGCGAGGCGCTGGGCGAGGGCTCCAAGCCGCTCGACCACGTCAAGAACTACGGCGCCGGCATCGACGACCGCCTGACCGGCCTGCACGAGACCGCCCCGTGGGACCAGTATTCCTACGGCGTCTCCGACCGCGGCGCCTCGGTCCGCATCCCGTGGCAGGTCGAGAAGGACGGCAAGGGCTACATCGAGGACCGCCGCCCGAACGCCAACGTCGACCCGTACGTGGTGACCCGCCTGCTGGTGGACACCTGCTGCTCCGCGCTGGAGAAGGCCGGCCAGGTCTGA
- a CDS encoding winged helix-turn-helix domain-containing protein yields the protein MATTRSLSTAPSHSARHRLRAVDRDDVVDVTDFLPPGATWLPAPQHALPVLPGRPPMVGYLVLVPADQQPPFPPFAVPDQPDRPDPLDQPGEVAAASGTEPLIRIDSVRRTAEVDGRELDLTYLEFELLAHLVAHPHRVHTRDQLVTTVWGYGHVGDGRTVDVHIARLRRKLGAEHRDTIRTVRRVGYKYTPPAGR from the coding sequence ATGGCGACCACTCGTTCCCTGTCCACCGCCCCCTCGCACAGCGCCCGCCACCGGCTGCGAGCCGTCGACCGCGACGACGTGGTCGACGTGACGGACTTCCTGCCGCCGGGCGCGACCTGGCTGCCCGCCCCGCAGCACGCCCTGCCGGTGCTGCCGGGGCGCCCGCCGATGGTCGGTTACCTGGTGCTGGTCCCGGCCGACCAGCAGCCGCCGTTCCCGCCGTTCGCCGTGCCCGATCAGCCGGACCGGCCCGACCCGCTCGACCAGCCGGGCGAGGTGGCGGCCGCGAGCGGCACCGAACCCCTCATCCGCATCGACTCCGTCCGCCGCACCGCCGAGGTCGACGGACGCGAACTCGACCTGACGTACCTGGAGTTCGAGCTCCTGGCGCACCTGGTGGCCCACCCGCACCGGGTGCACACCCGCGACCAGCTGGTCACCACGGTGTGGGGCTACGGGCACGTCGGCGACGGCCGTACGGTCGACGTGCACATCGCCCGGCTGCGCCGCAAGCTGGGCGCCGAGCACCGCGACACCATCCGCACCGTGCGCCGGGTCGGCTACAAGTACACCCCGCCCGCCGGGCGTTGA
- a CDS encoding NAD-dependent epimerase/dehydratase family protein translates to MRLLVLGGTEFVGRAVVEEARGRGWDVTVFHRGRHAAPAGVRALHGDRTAPGGLAALSGGAWDAVVDTWSAAPRAVRDAARLLRERAGRYAYVSSCSVYNWAPPAGYTEDAPLVGGASSDAEQTDYARDKRGGELAALDAFGADRTLLVRAGLILGPYENVGRLPWWLTRTARGGRVLAPGPRDLPLQYVDARDLAAWTLDGVERGLSGPYNLMSPQGHATMGTLLEACAAVTGGGAELRWTDPELILAAGIEPWTQLPVWVPPGSDLHDALHGADVSRAVAAGLRCRPVERTVADTWDWLRALGGVAPQRPDRPLKGVAPETEAKVLAAADAGQLP, encoded by the coding sequence ATGAGACTTCTTGTGCTGGGCGGTACGGAGTTCGTGGGGCGGGCGGTCGTGGAGGAGGCCCGAGGGCGCGGCTGGGACGTGACCGTCTTCCACCGGGGCCGCCACGCGGCGCCCGCCGGGGTGCGGGCGCTGCACGGCGACCGCACCGCGCCCGGCGGGCTCGCCGCCCTCTCCGGCGGCGCGTGGGACGCCGTCGTCGACACCTGGTCGGCGGCGCCCCGCGCGGTGCGGGACGCGGCGCGGCTGCTGCGCGAGCGCGCGGGGCGGTACGCGTACGTCTCCAGCTGCTCGGTGTACAACTGGGCGCCGCCCGCCGGGTACACCGAGGACGCGCCGCTGGTCGGGGGCGCCTCGTCGGACGCGGAGCAGACCGACTACGCGCGCGACAAGCGGGGCGGTGAGCTGGCCGCGCTCGACGCCTTCGGCGCGGACCGGACGCTGCTGGTGCGGGCCGGGCTGATCCTCGGGCCGTACGAGAACGTGGGCCGGCTGCCCTGGTGGCTGACCCGGACGGCCCGGGGCGGGCGGGTCCTGGCACCCGGCCCCCGCGATCTGCCCCTCCAGTACGTCGACGCCCGCGACCTCGCCGCGTGGACCCTCGACGGTGTCGAGCGGGGCCTGAGCGGGCCGTACAACCTGATGTCGCCGCAGGGGCACGCCACCATGGGCACGCTGCTGGAGGCCTGTGCCGCGGTCACCGGCGGCGGGGCCGAGCTGCGCTGGACCGACCCGGAGCTGATCCTGGCGGCCGGGATCGAGCCGTGGACCCAGCTGCCGGTGTGGGTGCCGCCGGGCAGCGATCTGCACGACGCGCTGCACGGCGCGGACGTCTCCCGCGCGGTCGCGGCGGGGCTGCGCTGCCGCCCGGTGGAGCGCACCGTCGCCGACACCTGGGACTGGCTGCGCGCCCTCGGCGGCGTGGCCCCGCAGCGCCCCGACCGGCCGCTGAAGGGCGTCGCCCCGGAGACGGAGGCGAAGGTGCTCGCCGCGGCGGACGCAGGTCAACTCCCGTAG
- a CDS encoding DUF1996 domain-containing protein yields MGRNTRKRRTPLATKAIAASAALALGGGGLIWANFYASAHEENRWPDRTKAATAQIATIDCPDVGQRLTDVPDRARGEVDGELATLDQQITDAYQRLATTREAQARDARFVQNAILQPLKDRRKVIIDRIQLEINRAGGSAAEELDGLAGCTGTPAEQPQTTDGQQGDGRQDGGQNDGQDGGQQDGGDQNQDQNGDGRQDGGQGDGQDGGQQGGNGGQAGNGPVAADFQDITTVQPGSRNLPNGLAANGRTGSRGVFITKCGTNGNDNHNTDNVIVAPGVTNGAHHLHDYVGNQNNDAFASDDELARADTTCQNQGDRSSYFWPVLRLQDGSQDFDQNNAGGGTEGNVGRILEPKVAQLKFVGNKRGPVVAMPRALRIITGDAKAFVNGLANANTSWSCTGFENRQLTDKYPLCPDGSDVVRTSNFQSCWDGQNIDSANHRTHVAFVRPDGSCPNGFKAIPQLQVRLVYEVPRPVIENGVVQNPFAVDTFPEQLHKPITDHNDFINFFSQRLMNKMVNCINTGRKCQ; encoded by the coding sequence ATGGGACGCAACACACGAAAACGCCGTACGCCGCTGGCCACCAAGGCCATTGCCGCATCGGCGGCCCTAGCGCTCGGTGGGGGCGGGCTGATCTGGGCGAACTTCTACGCCTCGGCGCACGAGGAGAACCGCTGGCCGGACCGGACGAAGGCGGCGACGGCGCAGATCGCCACCATCGACTGCCCGGACGTCGGCCAGCGGCTCACCGACGTGCCAGACCGGGCGCGGGGCGAGGTGGACGGCGAACTGGCCACGCTCGACCAGCAGATCACCGACGCCTACCAGCGGCTGGCGACCACCCGTGAGGCGCAGGCCCGCGACGCGCGCTTCGTGCAGAACGCGATCCTGCAGCCGCTCAAGGACCGCCGCAAGGTGATCATCGACCGCATCCAGCTGGAGATCAACCGGGCGGGCGGCAGCGCCGCCGAGGAGCTGGACGGCCTCGCGGGCTGCACCGGCACCCCCGCCGAGCAGCCGCAGACCACGGACGGCCAGCAGGGCGACGGCCGGCAGGACGGCGGTCAGAACGACGGCCAGGACGGCGGCCAGCAGGACGGCGGGGACCAGAACCAGGACCAGAACGGCGACGGCCGGCAGGACGGCGGTCAGGGCGACGGCCAGGACGGCGGCCAGCAGGGCGGCAACGGCGGTCAGGCCGGCAACGGCCCGGTCGCGGCGGACTTCCAGGACATCACCACCGTCCAGCCCGGCTCCCGCAACCTGCCCAACGGGCTCGCCGCGAACGGCCGCACCGGTTCACGGGGCGTCTTCATCACCAAGTGCGGCACCAACGGCAACGACAACCACAACACGGACAACGTGATCGTCGCGCCCGGTGTCACCAACGGCGCGCACCACCTGCACGACTACGTCGGCAACCAGAACAACGACGCCTTCGCCAGCGACGACGAGCTGGCCCGCGCCGACACCACCTGCCAGAACCAGGGCGACCGGTCGTCGTACTTCTGGCCGGTGCTGCGCCTCCAGGACGGTTCGCAGGACTTCGACCAGAACAACGCGGGCGGCGGCACGGAGGGCAACGTCGGGCGGATCCTGGAGCCCAAGGTGGCCCAGCTGAAGTTCGTCGGCAACAAGCGCGGCCCGGTCGTCGCGATGCCGAGGGCGCTGCGCATCATCACCGGCGACGCCAAGGCCTTCGTCAACGGCCTGGCCAACGCCAACACCTCGTGGAGCTGCACGGGCTTCGAGAACCGGCAGCTGACGGACAAGTACCCGCTGTGCCCGGACGGCAGCGACGTGGTGCGCACGTCCAACTTCCAGAGCTGCTGGGACGGCCAGAACATCGACAGCGCCAACCACCGCACCCACGTGGCGTTCGTCCGGCCCGACGGCTCCTGCCCGAACGGCTTCAAGGCGATCCCGCAGCTCCAGGTCCGGCTCGTCTACGAGGTGCCGCGGCCGGTCATCGAGAACGGTGTCGTCCAGAACCCGTTCGCGGTGGACACCTTCCCGGAGCAGCTGCACAAGCCGATCACCGACCACAACGACTTCATCAACTTCTTCTCCCAGCGGCTGATGAACAAGATGGTCAACTGCATCAACACCGGCCGTAAGTGCCAGTAG
- a CDS encoding tetratricopeptide repeat protein — MNQDWENRVAATWATFDDYAQDRAADFRALIDALVAELPEGSPDAPFEQACAWDSTGRSDRAVPLYREALARGLTGYKARRAKIQLASSLRNTGHPEEGVELLTPELDAPSDELDDAVRATLALCLSSLGRDREGLSLALGALAAHLPRYQRSMANYARALTEPAG; from the coding sequence GTGAACCAGGACTGGGAGAACCGCGTGGCCGCCACGTGGGCCACCTTCGACGACTACGCGCAGGACCGGGCCGCCGACTTCCGCGCGCTGATCGACGCCCTCGTCGCCGAACTCCCCGAGGGCAGCCCGGACGCGCCGTTCGAGCAGGCGTGCGCCTGGGACTCCACGGGCCGCTCCGACCGGGCGGTGCCGCTCTACCGCGAGGCCCTGGCCCGCGGACTCACCGGCTACAAGGCGCGCCGCGCGAAGATCCAGCTGGCCAGCTCACTGCGGAACACCGGACACCCGGAGGAGGGTGTCGAGTTGCTGACGCCGGAACTGGACGCCCCGTCCGACGAGCTGGACGACGCCGTACGCGCCACCCTCGCCCTGTGTCTGTCGAGCCTCGGCCGCGACCGCGAGGGCCTGTCCCTCGCCCTCGGCGCGCTCGCCGCCCATCTCCCCCGCTACCAGCGCTCGATGGCGAACTACGCCCGCGCGCTGACCGAGCCGGCCGGCTGA